From the genome of Prevotella herbatica, one region includes:
- a CDS encoding TraB/GumN family protein yields MISNNLFAQTNLNTNTDTLSNKAGFLWEISGNGLTKKSYLFGTCHGDGYNFTKEEIFKFKGLADVFQKADVIGFESTMEPKPKHNKAADMLFYKWIRNPDPKYLMPRGIYYKRLCDSLAEFREIDKYLADKMFDTEYWKKKPSYWVSRIALSEFVKQRAGIQMVDKVLYNEAIKTKAKIIALDDDAVQLSLLHLSMNVGNGLDTVSLKKQVNILYICIHALNLMPDHPFQELTNLYLENDYYKMESYFDKSPIPESKEEKEILVRDRNKKWVPIIEKNISNHACLFAFGCRHMMGEYSIIKMLRDQGYTVKPV; encoded by the coding sequence ATGATATCAAACAACTTATTTGCTCAAACTAACTTGAACACTAATACAGATACGTTGTCGAATAAGGCTGGTTTTCTTTGGGAAATAAGTGGTAACGGATTAACAAAGAAATCCTATTTGTTTGGAACATGTCACGGAGATGGTTATAACTTTACAAAAGAGGAGATCTTTAAATTTAAAGGGCTTGCAGATGTTTTTCAAAAAGCGGACGTTATTGGTTTTGAATCAACGATGGAACCAAAGCCAAAGCATAACAAAGCAGCAGATATGTTGTTTTATAAATGGATAAGAAATCCAGATCCTAAGTATTTGATGCCACGTGGAATTTATTATAAGCGTCTTTGTGACAGCCTAGCCGAATTTCGAGAAATTGATAAATACTTAGCCGATAAGATGTTTGATACAGAATATTGGAAAAAGAAACCAAGTTATTGGGTTTCACGAATAGCTTTATCGGAATTTGTAAAGCAAAGAGCTGGCATACAAATGGTAGATAAGGTTTTATATAACGAAGCTATCAAAACTAAAGCTAAAATTATAGCCTTAGATGATGATGCAGTCCAGTTGTCTCTTCTTCATTTATCTATGAATGTCGGCAATGGTCTAGATACAGTCTCTTTAAAGAAACAAGTTAATATTCTTTATATATGTATTCATGCATTAAATTTAATGCCTGATCATCCTTTTCAAGAATTAACTAATTTGTATTTAGAAAATGATTATTATAAAATGGAAAGTTATTTTGATAAATCACCAATTCCAGAATCTAAAGAGGAAAAAGAAATATTAGTACGTGACAGAAATAAAAAATGGGTTCCAATTATCGAAAAAAATATATCTAACCATGCTTGCTTATTTGCATTTGGTTGTAGGCACATGATGGGAGAATATTCTATCATCAAGATGCTTCGTGATCAAGGATACACAGTAAAACCTGTTTGA
- a CDS encoding Cof-type HAD-IIB family hydrolase yields MKYKMIVLDLDGTLTNEKKKITPKTKEALMRAQENGIKVVLASGRPTYGITALADELNLKEYGGYILAFNGGKIISCKDMNVVFEQILDENLVPKLYETATNNNMPILTYQGESIATSKKDDQYVAYEAFINQMPVIQYDDFLGQVVYPINKCLIVGEPTLLHKLELKLAKEVEGKMNIYRSATCFLECVPLGIDKAKSLDRLIKTLDIKKEEIIACGDGYNDLSMIEFAGLGVAMANAAEDIQAKADFITYSNEEDGVAHVIDKFIFGE; encoded by the coding sequence ATGAAATATAAAATGATTGTACTCGACTTAGACGGTACTTTGACTAACGAGAAAAAGAAGATAACTCCGAAGACAAAGGAAGCTCTGATGCGTGCACAAGAAAACGGAATAAAAGTTGTTTTGGCTTCAGGAAGACCTACTTATGGCATTACTGCCCTAGCAGATGAACTGAACCTGAAAGAATATGGTGGTTACATATTGGCTTTCAATGGTGGAAAGATTATTAGCTGCAAAGATATGAATGTGGTCTTTGAACAAATCCTTGACGAGAATCTTGTCCCAAAGCTATACGAAACTGCTACAAATAACAATATGCCTATTCTTACATATCAAGGCGAAAGCATCGCTACTAGCAAAAAAGATGATCAATACGTTGCTTACGAGGCTTTTATAAACCAGATGCCTGTTATACAATATGATGACTTTCTTGGACAAGTTGTTTACCCGATTAATAAATGCCTTATCGTGGGAGAACCTACCCTACTTCACAAATTGGAATTAAAACTGGCAAAGGAAGTTGAAGGCAAGATGAATATATATCGTTCGGCTACCTGCTTCCTTGAATGTGTACCTCTCGGAATAGATAAAGCTAAATCACTCGACAGACTAATCAAAACGCTTGACATCAAAAAAGAAGAGATTATTGCTTGCGGTGACGGATATAACGACCTTAGCATGATTGAATTTGCTGGTCTGGGTGTTGCTATGGCAAATGCAGCTGAAGATATACAAGCCAAGGCAGACTTCATCACTTATTCAAACGAGGAAGATGGTGTGGCACATGTTATTGACAAATTCATATTTGGTGAATAG